The Natrinema pellirubrum DSM 15624 region CGGTTCGCAGTCGGCAGTGTGAACCGTTCTTAGCTGAGGTCCGTTCGACGGAACTGCCATGCGCCCAGCAACAGCGGGACGACGATCCAGCCGGCGAGGATCACGAGCATGAACCAGCCTTGGATGTAGAACGGATTGGTCCCAGCCGTCGTGGCCTGTAGGGCGGTGAAATCGTCCGGAAAGACGAGTTTCATCCCGTTGAGGTAGGCCCCAGTCGGGCTGAGGCTGAAGATAAGGTCCAGCAGCGAGTCGCTGTAGTCGACACCGAGTTCTTCGAAGACGAACTCGGCCATCTGGACGGGACTAACCGGCAGGAAGTTCCACGCGAGGTTAAACACGAAGAAGAAGCCGATCGCGCCGGTCATCGCCCGCGAGCGACTCGCGGTGGCCGCCGAGATCGCGACGGCGACGGCGACGTATGCCAGGGCGTACAGCAGGGTCAGCGCGACGAAGGCGGCGTAGCCGTCGTACTCGAGGGTCATGTCGGGGACGAGTATCTGTGCGGCGATGATCCCGATGGCGAACGCGATCAGCAGCGACGCCACGACGACGCCGGTACGGGCGAGCAGTTTGCCGACGACCACGTCCGACCGCGAGACCGGGAGACTCAGCTGATAGCGAATACTGCCGGACCCACGCTCGCCGGCGATCGAGAGATACGCCGCGACGATCGCGACGAGCGGGATGACCAGCGCCCCGCCGACGCCTGCCAGACTCCACAGGACCATGTAGAAGTCCGGT contains the following coding sequences:
- a CDS encoding ABC transporter permease subunit, translating into MSALSVAKRDFLNVRRAKLVWIPALLYALFMLVFYWGQSSRPEPDFYMVLWSLAGVGGALVIPLVAIVAAYLSIAGERGSGSIRYQLSLPVSRSDVVVGKLLARTGVVVASLLIAFAIGIIAAQILVPDMTLEYDGYAAFVALTLLYALAYVAVAVAISAATASRSRAMTGAIGFFFVFNLAWNFLPVSPVQMAEFVFEELGVDYSDSLLDLIFSLSPTGAYLNGMKLVFPDDFTALQATTAGTNPFYIQGWFMLVILAGWIVVPLLLGAWQFRRTDLS